The uncultured Ilyobacter sp. genome has a segment encoding these proteins:
- the ald gene encoding alanine dehydrogenase: MKIGVPKEIKNNENRVGLIPASVAQLVADGHQLFIETNAGIGVGISDEEYIGAGAKMLDSLEDVFETADMIIKVKEPQPREIACLKPHHLLYTYLHLAADKPQTEGLMSSGATCIAYETIVLEDGSIPLLAPMSEVAGRMATQMGAFYLQENQGGKGVLIGGVPGTKRAKCVIIGAGVAGQNALQMAVGLGADCTILDLDIHKLRYLDDIYGNKIKTIYSNSHNIEEAVISADLVIGTVLIPGAKAPKLVTRGHIKKMQPGTVLVDVAIDQGGCFETSKATTHAEPIFFVDDVLHYCVANMPGAFARTSTYALNNATLKYARALAGMDIHQACKKYPELISGINVIGGKLVYEQVAKDLDLQYTPLEEVCR; this comes from the coding sequence ATGAAAATAGGTGTACCTAAAGAGATTAAAAACAACGAAAACAGAGTAGGTCTCATTCCTGCATCGGTGGCTCAGCTTGTGGCTGACGGTCACCAGTTATTTATTGAAACCAATGCAGGTATAGGGGTGGGTATATCTGATGAAGAGTATATCGGGGCGGGAGCAAAGATGCTCGATTCTTTAGAAGATGTATTTGAAACTGCAGATATGATCATAAAGGTAAAGGAACCTCAGCCTAGGGAGATAGCCTGTCTAAAGCCGCACCACCTTTTATACACTTACCTTCACTTAGCTGCGGACAAGCCTCAGACAGAGGGTCTCATGTCCTCAGGAGCCACATGCATCGCCTATGAAACCATAGTTTTAGAAGACGGATCAATTCCCCTGCTTGCACCTATGTCAGAAGTAGCAGGAAGAATGGCAACCCAGATGGGAGCCTTTTATCTTCAGGAAAACCAAGGGGGAAAGGGGGTCCTCATAGGAGGGGTTCCCGGTACTAAGAGAGCAAAATGTGTGATTATAGGGGCTGGAGTGGCAGGACAAAATGCCCTTCAGATGGCAGTAGGTTTAGGGGCTGACTGCACCATCTTAGACCTTGATATTCATAAATTAAGATACTTAGATGATATTTACGGAAACAAGATAAAAACCATCTATTCCAACTCCCACAATATTGAGGAGGCAGTTATAAGTGCCGACCTTGTCATCGGTACTGTACTCATCCCAGGTGCCAAGGCTCCAAAGCTTGTGACCAGAGGGCATATCAAAAAAATGCAGCCTGGAACTGTTTTAGTTGATGTGGCCATCGACCAGGGAGGGTGTTTTGAGACCTCTAAGGCCACAACACATGCAGAACCTATCTTCTTCGTTGACGATGTCCTTCATTACTGTGTGGCAAACATGCCCGGTGCCTTTGCCAGAACTTCTACCTATGCACTTAACAATGCCACTCTGAAATATGCCAGAGCCCTAGCAGGCATGGATATCCATCAGGCCTGCAAAAAATATCCTGAATTAATCAGTGGAATCAATGTAATCGGCGGAAAACTTGTCTATGAACAGGTGGCAAAAGATCTAGACCTTCAGTACACCCCTTTAGAGGAGGTATGTAGATAA
- the uvrA gene encoding excinuclease ABC subunit UvrA — MLDKIVIKGAREHNLKNINIDIPKNKFVVITGVSGSGKSSLAFDTIYSEGQRRYVESLSAYARQFIGQMQKPDVDSIEGLSPAISIEQKTTNKNPRSIVGTMTEVYDYMRLLFAHVGTAHCPICGEKVEKQSIEEMVDSILLRFQEGAKIILMSPLVKEKKGTHKNLFINLQKKGFVRVRVNGEVLHLEDEIDLDKNKKHTIEVVVDRVVLKKEDKDFISRFTQSVEASTELSGGRVVLSIGGEDYSYSENFVCPNHEEVSIPDINPRLFSFNAPYGACPECNGLGKKLEVDENRLIEDENLSLNNGGIYIPGAASRKGYSWAVFQSMARAFDIDLDKPVKELSKRELDIVFYGVVGKSFRVDYKGRDFQYHGMKEYEGAIKNLERRYYETASDSMKEEIENRYMIEKICKVCNGKRLKPEVLGVTINEKNIMEICFVSVKEALKFFQNLKLSPKEEMIAKEILKEIRERLSFMINVGLDYLSLARETKTLSGGESQRIRLATQIGSGLTGVLYVLDEPSIGLHQRDNNKLLTTLNRLKDLGNTLIVVEHDEDTMFQADYIFDLGPGAGRFGGEIVAKGTPKQIMRSKKSLTGKYLNKNIKIETPEKRRKWKKSIKLLGASGNNLKNVDVEIPLGVMTLVTGVSGSGKSTLINQTLFPLLFNMLNKGKLYPLENKGIKGVEKLDKVIDIDQSPIGRTPRSNPATYTKIFDDIRNLFAETKESKIRGYKKGRFSFNVRGGRCEACQGAGIIKIEMNFLPDVYVECEVCKGKRYNRETLEVSYKGKNISDVLGMSVGEAYEFFEKIPALERKLRVLMEVGLDYIKLGQPATTLSGGEAQRIKLATELSKVARGHTVYILDEPTTGLHFEDIRKLLEVLNRLVDKGNTVIVIEHNLDVIKTADHIIDIGPEGGDEGGKIIAVGTPEQMIEIEESYTGHYLKKVMD, encoded by the coding sequence ATGCTGGATAAAATAGTAATAAAAGGGGCAAGAGAACATAATCTCAAAAATATAAATATAGATATACCCAAAAATAAATTTGTTGTAATAACCGGAGTGAGCGGAAGCGGGAAATCCTCCCTGGCTTTTGACACCATCTACTCTGAAGGACAGAGAAGGTATGTAGAAAGCCTCTCTGCCTATGCCAGACAGTTTATCGGACAGATGCAAAAACCAGATGTGGACAGTATAGAGGGGCTGTCACCTGCCATATCCATAGAACAGAAGACCACCAATAAGAACCCGAGATCTATAGTGGGGACAATGACAGAGGTCTATGACTATATGAGGCTTCTCTTTGCCCATGTGGGAACTGCCCACTGCCCCATCTGCGGGGAAAAGGTGGAAAAGCAGAGTATAGAGGAGATGGTAGACAGCATCCTCCTGAGGTTTCAAGAGGGAGCCAAGATAATACTCATGTCACCCCTTGTAAAGGAGAAAAAAGGAACTCATAAGAATCTTTTTATCAACCTGCAGAAAAAGGGATTTGTGAGGGTCAGAGTAAACGGAGAGGTGCTGCATCTAGAGGATGAGATAGATCTAGATAAGAATAAAAAGCACACCATAGAGGTGGTGGTAGACAGGGTCGTTCTGAAAAAAGAGGACAAGGATTTCATAAGCAGATTCACCCAGTCAGTAGAAGCATCTACAGAACTTTCCGGAGGAAGGGTGGTACTCAGTATAGGGGGGGAAGATTACAGCTACAGTGAAAATTTTGTCTGCCCAAATCATGAGGAAGTGAGTATACCGGATATAAATCCGAGACTTTTTTCCTTTAATGCACCTTACGGAGCCTGCCCCGAATGCAACGGCCTGGGGAAAAAACTGGAAGTAGATGAGAACAGGCTCATCGAAGATGAAAATCTATCCCTGAATAACGGCGGAATATATATCCCAGGAGCGGCGTCTAGGAAAGGCTATAGCTGGGCTGTTTTTCAGTCTATGGCAAGAGCCTTTGATATAGACCTGGATAAGCCTGTGAAAGAACTTTCTAAAAGGGAACTTGATATAGTGTTTTACGGTGTAGTGGGAAAGAGTTTCAGGGTAGATTACAAGGGAAGAGATTTCCAATATCACGGAATGAAAGAGTATGAAGGGGCCATCAAAAATCTAGAGAGAAGATATTATGAGACTGCCTCTGACTCCATGAAGGAAGAAATAGAAAATAGGTACATGATAGAGAAAATATGCAAGGTGTGTAATGGGAAAAGGCTCAAGCCTGAAGTCTTGGGAGTTACGATAAATGAAAAAAATATCATGGAAATATGTTTTGTAAGTGTAAAGGAAGCCTTGAAATTTTTTCAGAATCTCAAGCTAAGTCCAAAGGAGGAGATGATAGCCAAGGAGATACTAAAAGAGATCAGGGAGAGGCTCTCTTTTATGATAAATGTAGGGCTAGATTATTTGAGTCTTGCAAGGGAGACCAAGACACTTTCCGGGGGAGAATCCCAGAGAATAAGGCTTGCCACTCAGATAGGGTCTGGTCTCACAGGGGTGCTCTACGTATTAGATGAGCCAAGTATCGGCCTCCATCAGAGAGACAACAATAAACTCCTCACCACATTAAACAGGCTGAAAGACCTAGGGAACACCCTTATTGTGGTAGAACATGATGAAGATACGATGTTCCAGGCCGATTATATATTTGATTTGGGTCCCGGGGCAGGAAGGTTCGGGGGAGAGATCGTAGCCAAGGGAACTCCCAAGCAGATCATGAGATCAAAAAAATCTCTAACTGGAAAATATCTCAATAAAAACATCAAAATAGAGACCCCTGAAAAAAGAAGAAAATGGAAGAAGAGTATAAAACTACTGGGAGCTTCGGGAAATAACCTGAAAAATGTAGATGTGGAAATACCATTGGGAGTAATGACTCTGGTAACAGGGGTCAGTGGAAGCGGTAAATCCACCCTTATAAATCAGACTCTGTTTCCTCTGCTGTTTAATATGCTAAATAAGGGGAAATTATATCCCCTTGAAAACAAGGGAATAAAAGGGGTAGAAAAGCTAGACAAGGTTATAGATATAGATCAGAGTCCTATAGGTAGGACACCTAGGTCAAACCCGGCAACTTACACTAAAATTTTTGACGACATAAGAAACCTTTTTGCAGAAACAAAAGAATCTAAGATCCGTGGATATAAAAAGGGAAGATTTTCCTTCAATGTAAGAGGTGGAAGATGTGAAGCCTGCCAGGGAGCCGGGATAATAAAAATAGAGATGAACTTTCTCCCAGATGTATATGTAGAGTGTGAAGTCTGCAAGGGAAAAAGATATAACAGGGAGACCCTAGAAGTAAGTTATAAGGGAAAGAATATATCTGATGTGCTGGGAATGAGTGTAGGGGAAGCCTATGAATTTTTTGAGAAGATACCGGCTCTTGAGAGAAAACTAAGAGTCTTGATGGAGGTGGGTTTAGATTATATAAAACTGGGACAGCCTGCCACCACTCTGTCTGGGGGAGAAGCTCAGAGGATAAAACTTGCCACAGAGCTCTCAAAAGTGGCGAGGGGTCACACTGTCTATATTCTAGACGAGCCTACAACAGGGCTTCATTTTGAGGATATCAGAAAACTCCTTGAGGTACTCAATAGACTGGTGGATAAGGGAAATACAGTAATTGTAATCGAACATAATCTCGATGTGATCAAAACAGCAGATCATATAATCGATATAGGACCTGAGGGTGGAGATGAAGGTGGAAAGATAATAGCGGTGGGAACACCTGAGCAAATGATCGAGATAGAAGAAAGTTATACAGGGCATTATCTGAAAAAAGTAATGGACTAG
- the murI gene encoding glutamate racemase: MDNRGIGVFDSGFGGLTVVKEIKKVLPGEKIYYFGDTARLPYGSKSKENIIHYSLEIAEFLKTKDIKALVVACNTASAFALEELKKHCVFPVIGVIEAGSRRALGITRNGKVGVIGTKGTVSSGVYNRSLSRGRDGIEVYSKPCPLFVPLVEEGMIQDEITEIMIDRYLGEFKNRVDSLIMGCTHYPLLEEEIKKYFENHELEVVNPAVETALELEKLLADKNLVSKKSKGEIEFYVSDSPHHFRELGEMFLGEKIDRVEKINIEDYWRG; the protein is encoded by the coding sequence ATGGATAATAGAGGGATAGGGGTTTTTGATTCTGGATTCGGGGGCCTTACAGTTGTAAAAGAGATAAAAAAAGTACTTCCTGGGGAAAAGATATATTATTTCGGAGATACGGCGAGACTGCCCTATGGTTCAAAATCAAAGGAAAATATAATTCATTATTCCCTGGAGATAGCTGAATTTCTAAAAACTAAAGATATAAAAGCCCTGGTGGTGGCCTGTAACACGGCATCTGCCTTTGCCTTGGAGGAGCTTAAAAAGCACTGCGTCTTTCCTGTGATAGGGGTTATAGAGGCAGGGAGCAGAAGGGCTCTAGGAATTACTAGAAACGGTAAAGTAGGGGTCATAGGTACAAAGGGGACTGTGTCTAGTGGCGTCTATAACAGGTCCTTGTCTAGAGGAAGGGATGGTATAGAGGTCTACTCTAAACCCTGCCCATTATTTGTGCCCCTTGTGGAAGAGGGGATGATACAGGACGAGATTACGGAGATAATGATAGACAGATATCTAGGAGAGTTTAAAAACAGGGTTGATTCTCTTATCATGGGATGCACACACTATCCCCTTCTAGAAGAGGAGATAAAAAAATATTTTGAAAACCATGAGCTGGAAGTTGTAAATCCCGCTGTGGAAACGGCCCTTGAGCTAGAAAAACTATTGGCAGACAAAAATCTTGTCTCAAAGAAAAGCAAGGGGGAGATAGAGTTTTATGTCAGTGATTCTCCCCATCACTTCAGGGAGCTAGGTGAGATGTTTTTGGGAGAAAAGATAGACAGGGTGGAAAAAATAAATATAGAAGATTATTGGAGAGGATAA
- the ruvA gene encoding Holliday junction branch migration protein RuvA, translating to MFEYLKGELSLKKLEYAVIDVNGIGYKVNISLKTYEKLVLGEETKLYIYNYIREDMFKLIGFAEEKERNLFEILINVNGIGVSLALAILSTFDVEGMRDIVFREDVKLLTKVPKLGIKKAQKLIVDVKDKLKGLQLGEGAAGSSSLKNHQIEEELYMALESLGYSQKDIEKLVTREEIMAYEGIEAAIKDVLRKIQSKL from the coding sequence ATGTTTGAATATCTCAAGGGTGAATTGTCGTTAAAAAAACTGGAATATGCAGTCATAGATGTAAACGGAATAGGATACAAGGTGAATATCTCTCTAAAGACCTATGAAAAGCTGGTTTTGGGAGAAGAAACAAAACTCTATATATATAACTATATAAGAGAGGATATGTTTAAACTTATAGGCTTTGCAGAGGAGAAAGAGAGGAATTTATTTGAAATCCTAATAAATGTCAACGGTATAGGGGTTTCTCTTGCCCTAGCTATACTTTCCACCTTTGATGTAGAGGGGATGAGGGATATTGTATTCAGAGAAGATGTGAAACTTCTGACCAAGGTCCCAAAACTGGGGATAAAAAAGGCACAGAAATTGATAGTGGATGTAAAGGACAAGCTGAAAGGACTGCAGCTGGGAGAAGGGGCAGCCGGAAGCAGTTCTTTAAAAAATCACCAGATAGAGGAAGAACTGTATATGGCCTTGGAATCTCTGGGCTATAGTCAGAAGGATATAGAGAAATTAGTTACAAGGGAAGAGATTATGGCTTATGAAGGTATAGAGGCGGCAATAAAGGATGTTCTCAGAAAGATACAGAGCAAACTTTAG